The following coding sequences lie in one Myxococcus xanthus genomic window:
- a CDS encoding tetratricopeptide repeat protein: MKVSCPSCQTNYNIDDKRIPPGGAKLKCARCQTTFPIKLEAVSAPSAPAPAEPAQATAIPLPGATSAAPLTAAIPLPGAASAQAAAIPLPGAASAQSAAIPLPGAPASAAIPLPGAPASAGAIPLPGAAPTHSAAIPLPGAPASTGAIPLPGAASAQAAAIPLPGAASAPSAAIPLPGAPEAFSAAPHAAAIPLPGAGAPQPTAIPLPGGAPEADPFAFDMGEPEQAAAIPLPGGAPEADPFAFDMSEPEQAASVPLPGSAPEADPFGFDMSEPEQAAMPLPGAAPEEDAFAFDMSSPAEAAAAMPQAGGPSDMDAFGDDFGEPVRDTREVTRVVSIPLPSDAYREPPAAPASGYGVNEPAGTARDFDFETVEAPVEDAAQGYGVNAPASTARDFDFADDALPVPVEAPPAEDAFAFDIESSSGAAQAQPPQEDPFALPPPAAYAQPAAPVDDPFALPPPDMAPQTDAFAPDAYEMPSAPEASPYAMPPPAAGAPSFDFGELPVPANADPFALPPPGADFSDLPAPAAPQTLEFADLPAPAAPDLSFDFNEPPAPGADPFAVDFSTPPAPAADPFAADFGSAPAPGADPFAIDFSEPPAPAPAVAVNPAVDFGDVDFGAPSSPGIPDSLEFDPTARPDDDLEADLSDPLPPPPNAGPADGLEMLSFIDDAAGKDGGAQAGTKVRRFHVRRRSGKVFGPFDEGVIVKMLEDGQLLGNEDVSLDSETWSAIGTVPTFAAAIQRLMEGPAKLVTPTAAPAAAVIDAPRVDGASPQANMKRLEQLYEGRMAAVSVVDRSGNTEKWKKRVPLMIAAGVAVVVAGIGAGTEFGTRYGAFGRRALFPTRLSDGSAEAKQVADAKQALLTDTFASYKQARELSAKVLAQKEYPEVRSLWCQSVYYLQRRYAAGNPNEMSRCRQDMADIEFLGEKDVDVIKASAAIALTSRQADSVIPPLSGAYGREDTQGDLELAFLLAEAYSQKRDEKRALDTLNKVLAKNPKSAKAHHAVGNLHQAADRADEAAAAYAAALEADPKHVASAVELAAVELLVRKDVAKGTEAVERALAEDVQSALGPAELARARGLKGVAMFQKHQPKEAEAELKAALEMDAKSTFLRGQLARVLRAQRNFEGALPIYKALATEEPNNLEFADGHITALVMTGKMQDALEAVKKANGVFPNEARIAYLYGRIEDALDNLSDAEGHYKRAIAADDNLVEARLYLGRFYLAQRRNAEARPQLEEAAKKAPENAGVRAGLGELALAENNTLLAQQEFERSVKLDPILADAHLGLSRVALLTDDLETAKAEANRALELDPHLLKDGRLQRGLVLWRLGQLEEAVAELEKAKTEDPRSTTIPITLGAVLLERGDLPGAESNLGLALSNEPSNHEALYYLALVKAKRLEFTQALDNMRKAVERAPNRPDYHYAYGVILRDAKNLPDAMSAWRKTVELDGTHADAHEALGHALLEGSQFDEAITSFEASLKADPRRTRVLGSIGDAYFAAARWNDAIKRYQSALKADPKLTYVYYKVARAFTEQAQHAKAIDWYRKATSLDSENPMAYYYLGFAYKERNKRREAVQAFKDYLSRKPDATDKKDIEDEIYDLQN, from the coding sequence ATGAAAGTCTCCTGCCCGTCTTGCCAGACGAACTACAACATCGATGACAAGCGGATCCCGCCGGGCGGCGCGAAGCTCAAGTGCGCCCGGTGCCAGACCACCTTCCCCATCAAGCTCGAAGCAGTGAGCGCGCCCTCGGCGCCTGCTCCCGCCGAGCCCGCACAGGCCACCGCCATCCCGCTGCCGGGTGCCACGTCCGCCGCGCCCCTGACCGCCGCCATCCCGCTGCCCGGTGCCGCGTCCGCGCAAGCCGCCGCCATCCCGTTGCCCGGTGCCGCATCCGCGCAGTCCGCAGCCATTCCGCTCCCTGGCGCCCCCGCGTCCGCAGCCATTCCGCTCCCTGGCGCCCCCGCGTCCGCGGGTGCCATCCCGCTGCCGGGCGCCGCGCCGACCCACTCCGCCGCGATTCCGCTCCCTGGCGCTCCCGCGTCCACGGGCGCCATCCCGCTGCCCGGTGCCGCGTCCGCGCAAGCCGCCGCCATCCCGTTGCCCGGTGCCGCGTCCGCACCGTCCGCAGCCATTCCGCTGCCGGGCGCTCCCGAGGCGTTCAGCGCCGCGCCCCACGCCGCCGCCATTCCCCTGCCCGGCGCGGGCGCGCCTCAGCCCACCGCCATTCCCCTGCCGGGAGGTGCCCCGGAGGCCGACCCGTTCGCCTTCGACATGGGCGAGCCCGAACAGGCCGCCGCCATCCCGTTGCCGGGAGGTGCCCCGGAGGCCGACCCGTTCGCCTTCGACATGAGCGAGCCCGAACAGGCCGCCAGCGTCCCGCTGCCGGGAAGCGCTCCCGAGGCCGACCCGTTCGGCTTCGACATGAGCGAGCCCGAACAGGCCGCCATGCCCCTCCCGGGCGCCGCGCCCGAAGAGGACGCCTTCGCCTTCGACATGAGCTCGCCCGCGGAGGCCGCCGCGGCCATGCCGCAGGCAGGTGGCCCGTCCGACATGGACGCGTTCGGCGACGACTTTGGCGAGCCGGTCCGGGACACCCGCGAGGTGACGCGCGTCGTCTCCATTCCGCTGCCGAGCGACGCCTACCGCGAGCCGCCCGCCGCTCCGGCGTCGGGCTACGGCGTGAATGAACCCGCGGGAACGGCGCGCGACTTCGACTTCGAGACCGTCGAAGCCCCCGTCGAGGACGCCGCACAGGGCTACGGCGTGAACGCGCCCGCAAGCACCGCCAGGGACTTCGATTTCGCCGATGACGCCCTGCCCGTTCCCGTCGAGGCTCCGCCCGCCGAGGACGCGTTCGCCTTCGACATCGAATCCTCCAGCGGTGCCGCCCAGGCCCAGCCGCCCCAGGAAGACCCCTTCGCCCTGCCGCCCCCTGCGGCCTACGCGCAGCCGGCCGCCCCGGTGGACGACCCGTTCGCCCTGCCTCCGCCGGACATGGCGCCCCAGACGGACGCCTTCGCGCCGGACGCGTACGAGATGCCGTCCGCGCCCGAGGCCTCGCCCTACGCGATGCCTCCGCCCGCAGCGGGAGCGCCGTCCTTCGACTTCGGCGAACTGCCCGTCCCCGCGAACGCCGATCCGTTCGCACTGCCCCCTCCGGGAGCGGACTTCTCCGACCTGCCCGCGCCCGCCGCGCCCCAGACCCTCGAGTTCGCGGACCTGCCGGCCCCCGCCGCACCGGACCTGTCGTTCGACTTCAACGAGCCGCCCGCGCCCGGTGCGGACCCGTTCGCCGTCGACTTCAGCACCCCACCGGCCCCCGCGGCGGATCCGTTCGCTGCCGATTTCGGCTCCGCGCCAGCGCCTGGTGCGGACCCGTTCGCCATCGACTTCTCGGAGCCTCCGGCCCCCGCGCCAGCCGTCGCCGTCAACCCGGCCGTGGACTTCGGTGACGTGGACTTCGGCGCGCCTTCTTCGCCCGGCATCCCGGACTCGCTCGAGTTCGACCCGACCGCCCGGCCGGATGACGACCTGGAAGCGGACCTCTCCGACCCGCTGCCGCCGCCGCCCAACGCGGGCCCCGCGGACGGCCTGGAGATGCTGTCCTTCATCGACGACGCCGCGGGTAAGGACGGCGGCGCCCAGGCGGGCACCAAGGTGCGCCGTTTCCACGTCCGCCGGCGCTCGGGCAAGGTGTTCGGCCCGTTCGACGAGGGCGTCATCGTCAAGATGCTCGAGGACGGGCAGCTCCTCGGGAACGAGGACGTGTCGCTGGACTCGGAGACCTGGTCCGCCATCGGCACGGTGCCCACCTTCGCCGCCGCCATCCAGCGGCTGATGGAAGGCCCCGCCAAGCTGGTGACGCCCACCGCGGCGCCCGCGGCGGCCGTCATCGACGCGCCCCGCGTGGACGGCGCCAGCCCGCAGGCCAACATGAAGCGGCTGGAGCAGCTCTATGAAGGCCGCATGGCCGCGGTGTCCGTGGTGGACCGCAGCGGCAACACGGAGAAGTGGAAGAAGCGCGTCCCGCTGATGATTGCCGCGGGTGTCGCGGTGGTGGTGGCGGGCATCGGCGCGGGCACTGAGTTCGGCACGCGCTACGGTGCCTTCGGCCGCCGCGCCCTCTTCCCCACCCGCCTCTCCGACGGCTCAGCCGAGGCGAAGCAGGTGGCGGACGCGAAGCAGGCGCTGCTCACGGACACCTTCGCCAGCTACAAGCAGGCCCGCGAGCTCAGCGCCAAGGTGCTCGCGCAGAAGGAGTACCCGGAGGTGCGCTCGCTGTGGTGCCAGTCCGTCTACTACCTCCAGCGCCGCTACGCCGCGGGCAATCCGAACGAGATGAGCCGCTGCCGTCAGGACATGGCGGACATCGAGTTCCTGGGAGAGAAGGACGTGGACGTCATCAAGGCGTCCGCGGCGATCGCGCTCACCTCCCGGCAGGCGGACTCGGTCATCCCCCCCCTGAGCGGCGCCTACGGCCGCGAGGATACCCAGGGCGACCTGGAGTTGGCCTTCCTGCTGGCCGAGGCCTACTCGCAGAAGCGCGACGAGAAGCGCGCCCTGGACACGCTGAACAAGGTGCTGGCGAAGAACCCCAAGTCCGCCAAGGCCCACCACGCCGTGGGCAACCTGCACCAGGCCGCCGACCGCGCCGACGAAGCCGCCGCCGCCTATGCCGCGGCCCTGGAAGCAGACCCGAAGCACGTGGCCTCCGCGGTGGAGCTGGCCGCGGTGGAGTTGCTGGTCCGCAAGGACGTGGCAAAGGGCACGGAGGCCGTTGAGCGGGCGCTGGCCGAGGACGTCCAGTCCGCGCTGGGCCCCGCGGAGCTGGCGCGCGCCCGCGGCCTCAAGGGCGTGGCGATGTTCCAGAAGCACCAGCCGAAGGAGGCCGAGGCCGAGCTCAAGGCCGCCCTGGAGATGGACGCGAAGTCCACCTTCCTCCGGGGCCAGCTGGCGCGGGTGCTGCGCGCTCAGCGCAACTTCGAGGGCGCCCTGCCCATCTACAAGGCGCTGGCGACCGAGGAGCCCAACAACCTGGAGTTCGCGGACGGCCACATCACCGCGCTGGTGATGACCGGGAAGATGCAGGACGCGCTGGAGGCCGTGAAGAAGGCCAACGGCGTGTTCCCCAACGAGGCGCGCATCGCCTACCTCTACGGGCGCATCGAGGACGCGCTCGACAACCTCTCCGACGCGGAGGGCCACTACAAGCGCGCCATCGCCGCGGACGACAACCTGGTGGAGGCCCGCCTCTACCTGGGCCGCTTCTACCTGGCCCAGCGCCGCAACGCGGAGGCGCGGCCTCAGCTCGAGGAGGCGGCGAAGAAGGCACCGGAGAACGCGGGCGTGCGCGCGGGCCTCGGCGAGCTGGCCCTGGCGGAAAACAACACGCTGCTGGCCCAGCAGGAGTTCGAGCGCTCCGTGAAGCTCGACCCCATCCTGGCGGACGCCCACCTGGGCCTGTCCCGCGTGGCCCTGCTGACGGACGACCTGGAGACGGCGAAGGCGGAGGCCAACCGCGCCCTGGAGTTGGACCCGCACCTGTTGAAGGACGGCCGGCTGCAGCGCGGGCTCGTGCTGTGGCGCCTGGGGCAGTTGGAAGAGGCCGTGGCGGAGCTGGAGAAGGCCAAGACGGAGGACCCGCGCTCCACCACCATCCCGATTACGCTGGGCGCCGTGCTGCTGGAGCGGGGCGATTTGCCGGGCGCGGAGAGCAACCTGGGCCTCGCGCTGAGCAACGAGCCCTCCAACCACGAGGCGCTCTACTACCTGGCGCTGGTGAAGGCGAAGCGGCTGGAGTTCACCCAGGCGCTGGACAACATGCGCAAGGCCGTGGAGCGGGCCCCCAACCGCCCCGACTACCACTACGCCTACGGCGTCATCCTGCGGGACGCGAAGAACCTGCCGGACGCCATGAGCGCGTGGCGCAAGACGGTGGAACTGGATGGCACCCACGCAGACGCCCACGAGGCGCTCGGTCATGCGCTGCTGGAGGGCAGCCAGTTCGACGAGGCCATCACCTCGTTCGAGGCCAGCCTCAAGGCAGACCCCCGCCGCACGCGGGTGCTGGGCTCCATTGGTGATGCGTACTTCGCCGCCGCGCGCTGGAACGACGCCATCAAGCGGTACCAGTCGGCCCTGAAGGCGGACCCCAAGCTCACCTACGTCTATTACAAGGTGGCCCGCGCCTTCACCGAGCAGGCCCAGCACGCCAAGGCCATCGACTGGTACCGCAAGGCCACCAGCCTCGATTCGGAGAATCCCATGGCCTACTACTACCTGGGCTTCGCCTATAAGGAGCGCAACAAGCGCCGGGAGGCCGTGCAGGCCTTCAAGGACTACCTCTCCCGCAAACCGGACGCGACCGACAAGAAGGACATCGAGGACGAAATCTACGACCTGCAGAACTGA
- a CDS encoding glycosyltransferase family 2 protein, which yields MAPHLTVVIPVYNEESIIASAAEELRQGLDARGLDYEIIFAENGSRDATPAILEELCANNSRLRWFHSETPNYGVALKAGILKARGTYVICDEIDLCDLTFYDAALPRLERGEADMVVGSKAAKGASDQRPLIRRAATRVHNKLLKVALGFQGTDTHGLKAFRREALLPVIQKCVVDMDVFASEFVIRAWREGLRVMEIPIQLHEKRQPSIHLFKRVPNVLKNVGKLFYVIRVRGT from the coding sequence ATGGCCCCGCACCTCACCGTCGTCATCCCTGTCTACAACGAGGAGTCCATCATCGCCTCGGCGGCGGAGGAGTTGCGCCAGGGGCTGGATGCGCGCGGGCTCGACTACGAAATCATCTTCGCGGAGAACGGCTCGCGCGACGCCACGCCGGCCATCCTCGAAGAGCTGTGCGCGAACAATTCGCGCCTGCGCTGGTTCCACTCGGAGACGCCCAACTACGGCGTGGCGCTCAAGGCCGGCATCCTCAAGGCCCGGGGCACCTACGTCATCTGCGATGAAATCGACCTGTGCGACCTGACCTTCTACGACGCGGCGCTGCCGCGGCTGGAGCGGGGCGAGGCGGACATGGTGGTGGGCTCCAAGGCGGCCAAGGGCGCCAGTGACCAGCGCCCGCTGATTCGCCGGGCGGCCACGCGGGTGCACAACAAGCTGCTGAAGGTGGCGCTGGGCTTCCAGGGCACGGACACGCACGGCCTGAAGGCGTTCCGCCGCGAGGCGCTGCTGCCCGTCATCCAGAAGTGCGTGGTGGACATGGACGTGTTCGCCAGCGAGTTCGTCATCCGCGCGTGGCGCGAGGGCCTGCGGGTGATGGAGATTCCCATCCAGCTCCACGAGAAGCGCCAGCCCTCCATCCACCTGTTCAAGCGCGTGCCCAACGTGCTCAAGAACGTGGGCAAGCTGTTCTACGTCATCCGCGTCCGCGGGACCTGA
- a CDS encoding protoporphyrinogen/coproporphyrinogen oxidase: MEPIVILGAGLAGLSTAHFLNKPWRLIEKSDRVGGLIKTEVIQGCYFDPTGHWLHLRDPEIQALVNTLWLPEQMVRIQRKAGIFTRGVFTRFPYQVNTHGLPPEVVAENLTGYVEAVYGEKGRELREREPRNFEEFILRYMGEGFAKNFMVPYNQKLWTVHPREMSAAWVGRFVPRPNLKEVVDGALGAGSDAVGYNASFLYPREGGIESLARAMLSHLKGGQLSIHTEPTAIDWKARKVTLSDGSVQPYAGLVSSISLPGLVKLLAKGEAGVPDTVQDAAKQLRATTVTYVAVGAKGANRQPWHWIYLPEPEFHTYRIGSPSAVYAPLAPPDTSTFYVEYSHHGELSPAAAEKYAVEDLVRSQMIHAADDVLFAQAREIPHAYVLYDDAYGPAKSEILRFLEHAGIQIAGRYGQWEYSSMEDAILAGRACARTLNG, from the coding sequence ATGGAACCCATTGTCATCCTGGGCGCGGGCCTCGCGGGCCTCTCCACCGCCCACTTCCTGAACAAGCCCTGGCGCCTCATCGAGAAGTCCGACCGTGTCGGCGGCCTCATCAAGACCGAGGTCATCCAGGGGTGTTATTTTGACCCCACCGGTCACTGGCTCCACCTGCGGGACCCGGAAATCCAGGCCCTGGTGAACACGCTGTGGCTGCCGGAGCAGATGGTCCGCATCCAGCGCAAGGCCGGCATCTTCACGCGCGGAGTCTTCACCCGCTTCCCGTACCAGGTGAACACCCACGGTCTGCCGCCGGAGGTGGTGGCGGAGAACCTCACCGGCTACGTGGAGGCCGTCTACGGTGAGAAGGGCCGCGAGCTGCGCGAGCGCGAGCCGCGCAACTTCGAGGAGTTCATCCTCCGCTACATGGGCGAGGGCTTCGCGAAGAACTTCATGGTGCCCTACAACCAGAAGCTGTGGACGGTGCACCCGCGTGAGATGTCCGCCGCCTGGGTGGGCCGCTTCGTGCCCCGTCCCAACCTCAAGGAAGTGGTGGACGGCGCGCTGGGCGCTGGCAGCGATGCGGTCGGCTACAACGCGTCGTTCCTCTACCCGCGTGAGGGCGGCATCGAGAGCCTCGCCCGCGCCATGCTGAGCCACCTGAAGGGCGGCCAGCTCAGCATCCACACCGAGCCCACCGCCATTGACTGGAAGGCCCGGAAGGTGACGCTGTCCGACGGGAGCGTGCAGCCCTATGCGGGGCTGGTGTCCAGCATCTCCCTGCCTGGGTTGGTGAAGCTGCTGGCGAAGGGCGAGGCCGGCGTGCCCGACACGGTGCAGGACGCGGCGAAGCAGCTGCGCGCCACCACCGTCACCTACGTGGCCGTGGGCGCCAAGGGAGCCAACCGCCAGCCCTGGCATTGGATCTACCTGCCGGAGCCGGAGTTCCACACGTACCGCATCGGCTCGCCCTCCGCGGTGTACGCGCCGCTGGCGCCGCCGGACACGTCCACCTTCTACGTGGAGTACAGCCACCACGGCGAGCTGTCCCCGGCCGCGGCGGAGAAGTACGCGGTGGAGGACCTGGTGCGCTCGCAGATGATTCACGCCGCGGACGACGTCCTCTTCGCCCAGGCGCGCGAGATTCCCCACGCCTACGTGCTCTACGACGACGCCTACGGACCGGCGAAGTCTGAGATTCTGCGCTTCCTGGAGCATGCCGGAATCCAGATTGCCGGCCGCTATGGACAGTGGGAGTACTCCTCGATGGAGGACGCCATCCTCGCCGGGCGTGCGTGCGCGAGGACACTCAACGGTTGA
- the tadA gene encoding tRNA adenosine(34) deaminase TadA codes for MSDEAFMQQALSLAREAAELGEVPVGAVAVFNGEVVGAGFNRREVDRNPLAHAEMLAMDAAARKIGAWRLSGVTLYVTLEPCAMCAGGLVQSRVTRLVFGAFDPKAGAVGSLYNLVEEPRHNHRLQVTSGILADESRLLLKTFFGRLRAKKRDN; via the coding sequence ATGAGTGACGAAGCTTTCATGCAGCAGGCGCTATCGCTCGCGCGGGAAGCAGCGGAACTCGGAGAGGTCCCCGTAGGTGCGGTGGCGGTGTTCAACGGTGAAGTCGTTGGCGCTGGTTTCAATCGCCGCGAAGTGGACCGCAATCCGCTCGCTCACGCAGAAATGTTGGCAATGGATGCCGCAGCCCGGAAAATCGGTGCCTGGCGGCTCTCGGGTGTCACCCTGTATGTGACGCTTGAGCCATGTGCCATGTGCGCCGGAGGTCTGGTGCAGTCTCGCGTGACACGACTCGTTTTCGGTGCCTTCGATCCGAAAGCGGGTGCGGTGGGTTCGCTGTACAACCTGGTCGAAGAGCCTCGACACAATCACCGGCTCCAAGTCACGAGTGGTATCCTGGCGGACGAGAGTCGCCTGCTTTTGAAGACGTTTTTCGGGCGCTTGCGCGCGAAGAAACGTGACAATTGA
- a CDS encoding glycosyltransferase family 39 protein — MSLPSHEVGFHSPSGSAPGRADERFTPCVRERGREESAAPVSAPLLAAPTDSIPTPEPTSLAPGGTPQVAPVRNWMRWVLGAVALLPGLIAVVQLGRIHPDEVYQSLEPAWWRVHGYGVLAWEWRDGLRNWAVPGVLAGFLKLADLLGITHPRAYRVVVAIPQVALHAWSLWAAYRFAQRRAGTAGGLLSTLLVGLYGPLLVFAGRTMAESISASLLVVAVEALDRRERLARAGLVGGMALGLAVVARYPSAIFVLAALVWLAAARRWRLLAFTCAGGLGVAVALGALDWATWGSPFHSFFAYARFNVFSGKAAAQFGADAPSFYVKPLLTAVPLWAWAAVPVGIAALRQHRALSLPLWCAAVYTGVLLTTAHKEERFLYPGLVLGVLAAAPPVAAGLVQLARPAGRWGLAGLALVASMTAAAFFPSGDLRADQFRAIVAATRGNARGLLIVNEGLWGSGGFFYLGKQIPWLTCDWPHDGAFQRALRDRTFNRAVTFEDRALAELQAGGFQIVRKVGRETILSRE; from the coding sequence ATGTCGTTGCCCTCCCACGAGGTGGGATTCCACTCCCCGTCGGGCTCGGCCCCAGGGCGGGCAGACGAACGCTTCACACCTTGCGTCCGGGAACGTGGGCGGGAAGAGTCGGCCGCGCCCGTGTCCGCCCCCCTTCTCGCCGCGCCCACTGATTCCATCCCGACACCCGAGCCCACCTCCCTGGCGCCCGGGGGCACGCCCCAAGTGGCGCCGGTCCGGAACTGGATGCGCTGGGTGCTGGGGGCAGTGGCGCTGCTGCCTGGCCTCATCGCGGTGGTGCAGTTGGGCCGCATCCACCCGGATGAGGTGTACCAGTCGCTGGAGCCCGCCTGGTGGCGCGTCCACGGCTACGGCGTCCTGGCCTGGGAGTGGCGTGACGGCCTCCGCAACTGGGCCGTGCCCGGCGTCCTGGCTGGCTTCCTCAAGCTGGCGGACCTGCTGGGCATCACCCACCCCCGGGCCTACCGCGTCGTGGTGGCCATTCCGCAGGTGGCCTTGCACGCCTGGAGTCTCTGGGCCGCGTACCGCTTCGCCCAGCGCCGAGCGGGGACCGCGGGTGGCCTGCTGTCGACGTTGCTCGTGGGGCTCTATGGACCACTGCTCGTCTTCGCGGGGCGCACCATGGCCGAGTCGATTTCCGCCTCGCTGCTCGTCGTCGCCGTGGAGGCGCTGGACCGGAGAGAGCGGCTCGCGAGGGCAGGGCTCGTGGGTGGCATGGCCCTGGGGCTGGCGGTGGTGGCCCGTTACCCGTCGGCCATCTTCGTCCTGGCGGCGCTGGTGTGGCTGGCGGCGGCGCGGCGGTGGCGACTGCTTGCCTTCACGTGCGCTGGAGGATTGGGCGTGGCGGTGGCGCTCGGCGCGCTGGACTGGGCGACGTGGGGCTCGCCGTTCCACTCCTTCTTCGCCTATGCCCGCTTCAACGTCTTCTCGGGCAAGGCCGCGGCTCAGTTCGGAGCGGACGCACCCAGCTTCTACGTGAAGCCGCTGCTCACCGCCGTGCCGCTCTGGGCCTGGGCCGCCGTGCCCGTGGGAATCGCCGCGCTTCGCCAGCACCGCGCCCTGTCCCTGCCGCTGTGGTGCGCCGCCGTGTACACCGGCGTGCTCCTGACCACCGCGCACAAGGAGGAGCGCTTCCTCTATCCTGGCCTGGTGCTGGGCGTGCTGGCCGCAGCGCCACCCGTGGCGGCGGGCCTCGTCCAGCTTGCTCGGCCAGCCGGGCGGTGGGGCCTGGCCGGACTCGCGCTGGTCGCAAGCATGACCGCGGCCGCCTTCTTCCCCTCCGGGGACCTGCGGGCAGACCAGTTCCGCGCGATTGTCGCCGCCACCCGGGGCAATGCGCGGGGGCTGCTCATCGTCAATGAGGGCCTGTGGGGCTCGGGCGGCTTCTTCTACCTGGGGAAGCAGATTCCCTGGCTGACCTGTGACTGGCCCCACGACGGCGCGTTCCAACGCGCGCTGCGGGACAGGACGTTCAACCGCGCCGTCACCTTCGAGGACCGCGCGCTCGCCGAGCTCCAGGCCGGCGGCTTCCAAATCGTCCGGAAGGTGGGCCGCGAGACGATTCTCTCCCGCGAGTAG
- the serS gene encoding serine--tRNA ligase, whose amino-acid sequence MLDLRNVAQNFDAVVARLKTRGGNLDLGPFQRLFAERRELYVSVESLAARRNAANEEMKRKAKEDPKALDALRGDLRAVSQEIKEKEARLKDVEEELNRILLLIPNVPHESVPEGGGAEDNVQVSIWGQKPDLLFAPKQHFELGEKLGMLDFERAAKVSGSRFTFYKGALARLERALVTFMIDVHTSKGYTELLPPYLVLRETMMGTGQLPKFEDDAFKTLGEPERFLIPTAEVPVTNYHADEILEGESLPIRYCAFSPSFRAEAGAAGKDTRGLIRQHQFHKVELVKFAHQEKSLDELEAMTDDACDILRRLGLHHRVMLLCTGDMGFSARKTYDIEVWLPGQNSYREISSCSDCGDFQARRAKIRYRAQRGDKPQLAHTLNGSGLAVGRTTIAILENYQREDGSVAIPEALVPYMGGLKELKPI is encoded by the coding sequence ATGCTGGACCTCCGGAACGTTGCGCAGAACTTTGATGCGGTGGTCGCCCGGCTCAAGACGCGGGGCGGCAACCTGGATTTGGGCCCCTTCCAGCGGCTCTTCGCCGAGCGCCGCGAGCTGTATGTCTCCGTGGAGTCGCTGGCCGCGCGCCGCAACGCCGCCAACGAGGAGATGAAGCGCAAGGCGAAGGAGGACCCGAAGGCGCTCGACGCGCTCCGCGGCGACCTCCGCGCCGTCTCCCAGGAAATCAAGGAGAAGGAAGCGCGCCTCAAGGACGTGGAGGAGGAGCTCAACCGCATCCTCCTGCTCATCCCCAACGTGCCCCATGAATCCGTCCCCGAGGGCGGCGGCGCCGAGGACAACGTCCAGGTGAGCATCTGGGGACAGAAGCCCGACCTGCTCTTCGCGCCCAAGCAGCACTTCGAGCTGGGTGAGAAGCTGGGCATGCTCGACTTCGAGCGCGCCGCCAAGGTGTCTGGCAGCCGCTTCACCTTCTACAAGGGCGCGCTGGCCCGGCTGGAGCGGGCGCTCGTCACCTTCATGATCGACGTGCACACCAGCAAGGGCTACACGGAGCTGCTCCCGCCCTACCTGGTGCTGCGCGAGACGATGATGGGCACCGGTCAGCTCCCCAAGTTCGAGGACGACGCCTTCAAGACGCTGGGCGAGCCGGAGCGCTTCCTCATCCCCACCGCGGAAGTGCCCGTCACCAACTACCACGCGGACGAAATCCTCGAGGGCGAGTCCCTGCCCATCCGCTACTGCGCCTTCAGCCCCAGCTTCCGGGCCGAGGCGGGCGCCGCCGGCAAGGACACCCGCGGCCTCATCCGTCAGCACCAGTTCCACAAGGTGGAGCTGGTGAAGTTCGCCCACCAGGAGAAGAGCCTGGACGAACTCGAGGCCATGACGGACGACGCCTGCGACATCCTCCGCCGCCTGGGCCTCCACCACCGCGTCATGCTCCTGTGCACCGGAGACATGGGCTTCAGCGCCCGGAAGACGTACGACATCGAGGTCTGGCTCCCCGGACAGAACAGCTACCGGGAGATTTCGTCCTGCTCCGACTGCGGCGACTTCCAGGCCCGCCGGGCGAAGATTCGCTACCGGGCCCAGAGAGGGGACAAGCCCCAGCTCGCCCACACGCTCAACGGCAGCGGCCTGGCGGTAGGCCGGACGACCATCGCCATCCTGGAGAACTACCAGCGCGAGGACGGAAGCGTGGCCATTCCGGAGGCGTTGGTGCCGTACATGGGCGGCTTGAAGGAACTGAAACCGATTTGA